A single Anabrus simplex isolate iqAnaSimp1 chromosome 10, ASM4041472v1, whole genome shotgun sequence DNA region contains:
- the MED9 gene encoding mediator of RNA polymerase II transcription subunit 9 isoform X2, translating to MEAPAEQNGQNTPAQLTVEQVDVDFLPLIYEIIRSVEKDPHDTTQKTRESQDTSQKVLELQKKFDEARNQIGRLPGVEYSKEEQLQKLETLRKQLQLKKELLRKYRNMCSFEIPKA from the exons ATGGAAGCGCCTGCTGAACAGAATGGTCAGAACACACCAGCACAATTGACGGTAGAACAAGTTGATGTAGATTTCTTACCATTAATTTATGAAATCATAAGAAG TGTTGAGAAAGATCCTCATGATACAACCCAGAAAACACGAGAATCGCAAGACACGAGCCAGAAAGTGCTAGAACTGCAGAAAAAGTTTGATGAAGCACGAAATCAG ATAGGAAGATTGCCAGGAGTAGAATACAGTAAAGAAGAGCAACTTCAGAAGTTGGAAACCTTAAGAAAACAGTTACAGTTGAAGAAAGAATTGCTGCGCAAATATCGCAATATGTGTTCATTTGAAATTCCAAAGGCGTGA
- the MED9 gene encoding mediator of RNA polymerase II transcription subunit 9 isoform X1, with the protein MEAPAEQNGQNTPAQLTVEQVDVDFLPLIYEIIRSVEKDPHDTTQKTRESQDTSQKVLELQKKFDEARNQIGRLPGVEYSKEEQLQKLETLRKQLQLKKELLRKYRNMCSFEIPKAYSV; encoded by the exons ATGGAAGCGCCTGCTGAACAGAATGGTCAGAACACACCAGCACAATTGACGGTAGAACAAGTTGATGTAGATTTCTTACCATTAATTTATGAAATCATAAGAAG TGTTGAGAAAGATCCTCATGATACAACCCAGAAAACACGAGAATCGCAAGACACGAGCCAGAAAGTGCTAGAACTGCAGAAAAAGTTTGATGAAGCACGAAATCAG ATAGGAAGATTGCCAGGAGTAGAATACAGTAAAGAAGAGCAACTTCAGAAGTTGGAAACCTTAAGAAAACAGTTACAGTTGAAGAAAGAATTGCTGCGCAAATATCGCAATATGTGTTCATTTGAAATTCCAAAGGC
- the Bdbt gene encoding uncharacterized protein Bdbt, with product MEVDSPYTGNTVSSPHCYIYKNIIGSGGFGRKPRDNSECIIKITDVSIEGMDVDLTSLPDSFSRYLKVQSTSAVHVGWGDTFVDKGLESCIQSMFLKEKSRFTLLFPKEISSVPIESPPEDPIVVKCTIFLDSFSQPYLIYEMSDAQLYEEALKHKNQGVELFKTGRTVDAFLRFSKAFKFFLFVNKAGENICADDVKHLGLSILNDLALCQFKFGHFHHVVEICAKALALDAGNEKSLYRRALAYIELKNYNDAEDDLNTLLKVKPHAQHVVDKYRELKTLTKEVDEKYAAVVKKMFS from the coding sequence ATGGAAGTTGATTCACCTTACACCGGCAACACTGTTTCCTCCCCACACTGTtacatttacaaaaatataataGGAAGTGGAGGTTTTGGAAGAAAGCCTAGAGACAATTCTGAATGCATTATTAAAATTACTGATGTGTCCATTGAAGGGATGGACGTCGATCTAACCTCGCTACCAGACTCTTTTTCCAGGTACTTAAAAGTACAATCGACTAGCGCCGTACATGTTGGTTGGGGCGATACCTTTGTCGATAAAGGACTGGAGTCCTGTATCCAATCAATGTTTCTTAAGGAAAAGAGCAGATTTACACTGTTGTTTCCTAAGGAAATTAGCAGTGTGCCGATTGAGAGTCCTCCCGAAGATCCCATAGTGGTCAAATGTACTATTTTTCTGGACTCATTTTCTCAGCCATATCTCATTTATGAAATGTCAGATGCTCAGCTTTACGAAGAAGCACTGAAACATAAGAATCAAGGTGTTGAGCTGTTCAAAACTGGAAGAACAGTAGATGCATTTTTACGATTTAGCAAGGcttttaaattctttctttttgTGAATAAGGCAGGTGAAAACATTTGTGCAGATGATGTAAAACATTTAGGCCTCTCCATATTGAATGACTTGGCTTTATGCCAGTTTAAATTTGGTCATTTTCATCATGTGGTTGAGATATGTGCCAAAGCTTTAGCATTGGATGCTGGAAATGAAAAGTCTTTGTACCGAAGGGCTTTGGCATATATAGAACTCAAGAACTacaatgatgctgaagacgacctGAATACGCTCTTGAAGGTTAAACCGCATGCCCAGCATGTGGTTGATAAGTACAGAGAGTTGAAAACCCTAACGAAAGAAGTTGATGAGAAGTACGCTGCAGTAGTGAAGAAAATGTTCTCGTAG